The genomic DNA AAAATTCAACAGTTACTTTATATTCATTCATAAGAGTACCTCCTAAAAACAGATTCTTTGATCAGACTACTTTCATTTTAGTATAAGCATTATATTTTAGCAAAACTTTTGAATTTTATAATGGATGGTTAAAAATTCAGTATGGGCTAGGCCATTTCTATTTTTCAACCCATATCCTTTTGTTATCTTCTCGTTTTGTAAGGTTCAAAGTGTCCAGTAGCTCTAACAATGGTACTAGATATTTTCTTGAGAGCTGTAATGTGTCCTTTGCATCCTTTAAATCGAAAGACTCACCTGTGGAGGCTCTAAGATTAATTAATGCTTTATCAACTACGTTTTTATGTATAACGTGTTTTTCATCCAGTTGGTACAGAAGATTTGAATTCGTTAAGAACCATTTAAGTTCATTGGCCTCTTTATCGGGTAACCCTGCCTGAGAAACATATTCATCCCAGGTTTTGACTTGTAAATTATCTTCTATTAGTGAGTTAATAAGATTATCCATACGCTTAGCCCACTGAGATGGGAAACTGGGTTTAAAATGATCGAGTGCTATGAATTGCCCATTTTTCTTTATTTTACCCTCAGTAATCATACCCTCAATTACAAAATCCAATAACGTCTTAGGAAACTTACTTGAAAGTTCCTGAGAAATTTCTGCTTTATTAAGTCCTAGTCTCAAAGAATTTCCAAGATGATAGTTTTGTAATAGTTCTTCTATTTTAATGTGTAGTTCAGATACGACTGTTTTTAACGTATAAATATTTGCCTTAACCTCTATAACTTCCTGGTGTGAAAGTAATTCCTCTACAGACTCTTTAGCAAGAGAAGTTGCCTTTATAATCTCCGCTTTCGAAAGCAGTTTTTCCCTTTGTAAAGCCTCTGTTAAACGGTCAAATGGACTTCCTTCTTTTTTCTGAAGGAGCATTGAAACAGTGTCTTTACCAAACTTATATTTTCCACCAAGTGGATCAATCACCCAACCACCGGCAATCGTTTCCGATGGAGTAGGCCTTCTTAATATAAATCGATCCCCTCGCTTTGTAACAATAGGCTGATCAAGTCGAATCTGACAGACTACCTCATCAAGCTCATCCTTCACTTCATTCCGGTCAAAAAATACGATCTGCCCCATCACTTCTGAAGTGCCAATGTGACATTTGACCAGCGCTCTTTGCTTAACAAGGTGCTCTAAATCTGAAACAAATCGGATGACAACATCCATTGTTTGGGTAACGACATAATGCTTTGAAGAAACTAGCACATCTCCTCTAGTAACATCATCTGTTGTGACATTAGAAAGATTAATGGCCACTCTTTGTCCAGCAGTGGCTTTGTCCATTTGTATTTGGTGTATCTGCAATTGCCTGGCTTTTGTCTCATGAAAGGAAGGTAAAATAGTAAGCTGATCTCCTTCGAAGATAGTGCCTTCGTAAACAGTACCTCTTACAACCGTTCCCTGCCCCTTCACAGTGAATACCTGATCAATTGGAAGTCGAAAGCTTCCCAATGAATTACGTGCTTCTATATGAGACAATTGATTAAGTATTGTACTTTTGAGTTCATCTATTCCCATTTTTGATAGACTATTAATTGGTACAATTGGTGCATCTGCAAATAACGTTCCCTGTAATTGCTCAGCTATTTCTTCTTTCACTAATTCAGTAAATTCTTCTTCTACTCGGTCAATCTTACTAATAGCAACGATCCCTCGTTTAACACCTAGAAAGGATAGTATTTCTAGGTGCTCCTTCGTTTGTGGCATCACACCCTCATCCGCTGCCACAACTAAAATAACCAAATCAATCCCCGCTACTCCTGCAATCATTTGACGAATAAAACGTTCGTGACCTGGAACATCAATCACAGATATTTGCATTTCCTCATTTATATGTAAGGGAGCAAACCCCAATTCAATAGAAATTTGTCGTTCCTTTTCTTCCTTTAAACGATCTGTATCAACATTTGTTAGAGCTTTTGTTAACGTCGTTTTTCCATGATCTATATGGCCTGCCATACCTATTGTGAAAGACCTCTTCTCCATTACTCCACCTTCTTTACCAAAACATCAACTATCTTTTATCCATTATACGTCTGTTCCCACCAATTTTAAAGGAAACAAACCTGAACTTGACACTTTAACACATTACCGCACTGGGGGTCAGGCCCCAGAAGACACATTTTGCTTGATTTGTTTAATGTTATACTTGTATAATAGGAGTTACATTTCTACGGGGCTGATTGGGGTACTGGTGTCCTCCATGGTCTTCAAAACCACTTGTGTCCTGCGTGCCAGGATAGCTGGGTTCGATTCCCAGGCAGTCCCGCCAAAAAAATTAACTAATAACTTGTATGACCTCCTAACTATGCGGAAAAAATACCCATAGTTAAGGAGGTTTTTTGTTGTACTTGAATTAATCGATGAAGGGATTGGTAACTCTGAACAGAAATAGTGTCACCTGTTTTACTTATCTTTTAATAGCTTTATTATGTCTCTATACACTGCAAGTAGACAAAGTTTACTCATCTCCACCACAAGAGAACTCGGACTGGTCTTATCAAGAAAAAACTGGACCTGATTATTGGGGCTCTTTAGACCCTTCTTTCGTACAATGTGAAAAAGGGGCCTCTCAGTCACCTATTAATATTGACACTTCAAAGGTCATCGAACACTCAGAATTAAAAGACATTAGCCTCAATTATACAAAGTCTAGTTTTTCAATAACAAAGAAACAACTCACTCTAGAACTTCTCCCAGAGGATAAGAATAACTCTCTCTATATAGGAGAAAAAGAATATGTCTTAAAACAAATTCATTTTCACTATCCAAGCGAACATACGCTAAACGGCAAAAAGTTTCCTGCTGAGATACATCTTGTTCACCAAAATCGGTCAGGGCAATTAGCTGTTATTGGTCTTTTCGTAGAAAAAGGCAAGGAAAACCAAGTAATCAAGAAATTTTTCCGAGAACTTCCGAGAGAGATTGAGAAGGATCAGAAGGTAAAAGAAGATATAAACGTAGAAAACCTGTTACCTGAAAAAACAGTGTATTTTCGTTATGATGGGTCGTTAACTACACCACCTTGTTCTGAAGATGTTAAGTGGCTAGTTCTAAACCAATCTATAGAAATGTCAGCAGATCAACTCAATAAGCTAGAAACATTATTTATATCAAACAGTCGGCCTGTTCAATCGATTGGAAAGCGTAAAGTCTACATTAAACCGAATTAAAAAGTAGTAAAGATAAGAGGGATTGTCCTTTTATCTTTACTACCTTACTTTTACGATTCTTTAGGTTTAAACGTCCTACAACAAGTTTGAGCTGATTTCACTGCTTCGTCTATATGATCCTTATATCCTAATTCCTCTCCAAACTCTGAGTTATAGCTTGAATGACGGTCTAAATCTACCATGATTTTTTCCGCACGACAGACATTTCCTTCCCCATAAAACGTACAATTTGAAATAGAACAACTTACTTCTACATTTGGCATGTACTTGTCCTCCTTTCAGTTGTAACCTACCCTTTTAAATTACAATTCCGTTCCTTCATAATTTGCATATTTTTGAGTTAAATATGTACTAGATAGGTTAGCATCATTTTACAAAATTTACTCCTCACCTCTCTATTTCGACATTTTTTTATTGTCAATGCCTATTTATTCCATATATAATAAAGTACAACATAACAAATCCAAACAAGGTATTGGAGGTATACATGCCATTAGCCATAATGGAGTTATTAATTGGGTTGCTATTTATCTTTACGTTGCTATTTCTTTTTCAAATATATAATGATTGGTATGATAAGAAACCATCTCCTCTTACCTTTTTCTTATTTTCAACTCTCTCAATGATCCTTGTGATGATTAATCCGTTTGAGGATTCATCTGGAATGCGCTTTGATTATAGGTACATTCCATTAATCTTGGCTACATTGTACGGTGGCTTCCGTGTTGGACTACCCCTTTTAGTAATTTGTATAGCGATTCGTTTTTGGTACGGTGGTAGCGGATTTTATGCAACACTAATCAATTCTGGTGGCACAGTTCTGCTATCTATACTATTACATCAATTTTTTATTATTATTCGAACATACCAAAAGGTAATAATGGCAACCACCCTATCACTTGTCGTTACAACATCCACTTTACTGGTTATTCATTATTACTTTAATGTAAATGTATCATTGGAGATATGGATTGGGTTTGCAGGGATTCAAACGGTTAGTGTTGGTTTAATAACCTTACTAATCGAAACCACGAAAAAAACATTACTCATTAGAGAAAAAATAATTAGGGCAAAGAAGCTAGAGGCTGTAAGTCATTTAGCAGCTAGTGTGGGACATGAAATAAGGAATCCGCTAACAGTGACTAGAGGATTTTTACAGTTATTACAAACTGACAAAGATCTTCCATTTCAAAAGAGGCAAGAGTTTCTACAGATTGCAATGGAGCAATTAGACAGTGCAGAAACCATTATTTCTGACTACCTAACATTTGCCAAACCGGATATATCAAATGTAGAAGTTTTAGATATCGGTTTAGAAATTAAAAAGGCAACAGAGCTTATCACTCCATTGGCAAATCGTCATTCCGTTGTTATAGAAAATAATACCGCTAACAGTCACATAAAAGGCGATCGCAGTTATCTTCAACAATGTCTTGTAAATATTTTAAAGAATAGTATTGAGGCGATGCCACAAGGTGGTTTTTTAACAATACAATCGGAAGTTATTGAAGGGCAGTATAGATTATCCATTAGTGACACAGGAATTGGCATGACAAATGAACAGCTAAAACGCCTTGGAGAACCCTACTTCACCACTAAAGGCTATAAGGGTACTGGGTTAGGAATGATGGTAGTTTATAGTCTTATTAAGGCAATGAGTGGGAGTATTGATGTAACAAGTGAAATAGGAAAAGGAACACAATTTACAATTAACTTTCCTATTGTTAAACAAGAATTAACTATAGAACATACTTATAAAGCTAAATCTGTAAGCTAAAACACATTGTGTTTTAGCTTTTTTAGTCTTTAATAACCAATAAATGGGGCTTTAATTCATTTCTAATTTCGTCAGGTATCGGTTCTGACTTTTGAGTAACAAAGTTAAAATTAACATATGTAGCATTACCCTTTGCACATAGTTTTTGGTCCTGATGTATTTCCTCATACACCTCGAAACTAGAATTGCCAATTCTAGAGATCCAAGTCATAACAGTGACTGGGCTACCATAGTAGATTTGTCCTACATATTCTACATTCATTTTTACAATGACACACTTCCATTCCTGAAAGGATAAACTCGGTGTAAATACACGAAAAATCTGATCACGGCCTGACTCAAACCAAACTGGTATGGTTGTGTTGTTGATATGTCCTGCTCCATCTGTCTCCGAAACTCGAGGGTCGATTACCTTTTTAAACACTAATGCTCACCTCTAAAAAAGTTTTTAATTTTCCGACTATAAAGATTGTATTACATAATTTTAAAAAAGTAAAAACCCAAGCATATATGCTTGGGTTCGGTTCAAAGTGACTTTAACGGATATGACCGTCACCAGTCATTAAATATTTGCAAGTCGTTAATGCTGGAAGTCCCATGGGACCACGTGCATGAAGCTTTTGCGTGGAAATTCCTATTTCAGCACCAAAGCCTAATGCTCCACCATCGGTAAATCTTGTTGAAGCATTATGGTATAATGCAGCTGCATCGACATGCTTCATAAATGTAGAGGCAGCTACCTTATCTTCAGTAATAATTGCTTCTGAGTGCTTAGTACCGTATTGATCGATATGTTCAATCGCCTCATCTATATTTTTTACGATTTTCATCGCAATAGTTAAGCCTAAAAACTCCTCTGCCCAATCTTTTTCCTCTGCAAGTGTAGCACCTGGTATTTCATCAAGCACTCTCTTATCTCCTCGAATGCTTACACCATGATCATTTAATGTTGAAAGAAGAGCAGCTACATTGGATTCAAACCAATCTTCATGAACAATTACTGTTTCTGCCGCATTACACACAGCAGGTCGGTCGGTTTTTGCATTGATTAGAATCGATAATGCTTTATTTACGTCTGCTGCGCGATCGATATAGATATGACAATTTCCTACTCCTGTTTCTAGTACAGGTACAGTAGCATTATTAACAACTGCGTTAATCAAAGCACCTCCACCACGTGGAATTAACACGTCAATATGCTCTTTCAATGTAAACAATTGCTTTGTAGCTGCACGATCAGTACTAGCAATAAACTGAACAGCGTCCTTAGGTATTTTCGTCTCCTCTAATCCTTGGTGAATCACATCAACAATAACTTTATTGGTGTTAATGGCAGAGGAACCACCTTTTAAGACAATTGCATTTCCAGACTTTAGCGCAAGACCTGTTGCATCCACTGTAACATTTGGTCGTGCCTCATAGATCATACCAATAACTCCGAGTGGCACCCGGACCTGTTCTACCTTTAAACCATTTTCGAGTGTCCAATTAGATAAAACATCTCCAGTTGGATCCTCTAATTCTACAACTTCTCTTAGTCCTTTAGAGAAATCGTATATCCTCTCCTTTGTGAGTGAAAGTCTATCCATAAAGGCTTCTTCGAAATTTTGTTCTCTTCCGTTAGCTAGATCCAATTCATTTGCCTTTAAAATGGTTTTATATTCAGCTTCAAGCTTATCGGCTAAAATAGTCAATGCTTCATTTTTCTCTTCTGTGGTTAAAGCACTTAGTATTTTAGCCGCCTTCTTTGCTTGGATAGCTTGTGATTCTACATTAATTTCGTTTGATGTTAATAAAGTCATCAAATTCCCCCTTAAAAAATTGATTATATTACGTAAAACCTATAATCCTGCTGGAATTGAAAATTCGCAATGACATACTAAGTCATCATGATCTACTACTTTTTCATTTTTCGAATGAAGTTGTTTTGTTTCTTCAAGCTTTACCTTTAACTGCTCATAAGAACAATTGATAACACCCAACCCAACGGAATTACCTTCATGATCCATAATTCGCACAACAGAACCTTTTTTAAATTCACCATTTATCTCAACAATACCCTCACGTAATAGACCTGTTTTTTGGTTGATCATTTTTGATTTTGCGTCTTCAGTGATATAGACTTCTCCCTCTGGTCCGGAATTAAAAGCAATCCACTGCTTCTTCTGATCCAAGTTAGTGTTATCTGTTTTAGGTACAAAATAAGTTCCTTTTGCACTTTCATTAACTGCATCTACTAATATATTTTTTGTTCCTGCCTTACCTAGAAACGTAGATATTCCAGAAGCCATTGCAATTTTAACTGCATCAATTTTTGAACGCATGCCACCTGTGCCTACCGAACTTCCTGAATCACCTGCAGCCGCCTCAATAGCTGGTGTAATCTTATGCACCTTCTCAACTAGACTAGCATCACTGTTTGTTCTCGGATCTGCATTATATAGACCTTCAATGTCAGAAAGGATAATAAGCATGTTAGCATCAACAAGACCAGCTACTTTTGCAGAAAGTGTATCATTATCGCCAAAACGCAGGCGATCAACTGTCACTGTATCATTTTCATTGACGATAGGAATGATTCCTCTCTCTAACAATACATTTAAGGTGTTTCTTACATTGTTGTAGCGATTCTCATTTAAAAAATCACTTCGTGTAATTAAAATTTGAGAAGCGACGTAACCATGGGACAATAATAATTCAGAGTAAGCCTCCATTAATAACCCTTGCCCAATGGATGCTGCAGCTTGCTTTTCGGGTAAGGAAGTTGGTCGTTCTAAACACCCAAGCTTACGATATCCTGCTGCTACTGCACCTGATGAAACGACGAGTACTTCATGACCTTCATCTTTCAATTGCACGATTTCATCAACTAGTTTTTCGAGTTTCCGCCGACTAACTTCTCCATGTTGGCTAGTTAATGAGCTGCTACCTATTTTAACAATGATTCGCTTATTCTCGGTGCATGAGGTCATTCTATCACTCCTATTTCTCTCTGTTTGATGACTTTTTTTCAACTTTAATTAGTTTAATACAATTGTTTTATTTTTCATTTGTGCACTAATTTCTTTTGAGCGTTTTGCAGCATGTTGGATAGCCTGCTTAATTGCCTTACCGCCGCCATGTTTGGCAAGCGCCTCTAATCCGGCCGCTGTTGTTCCATTAGGTGACGTAACCTTTTCTCGTAGGTCAGCGGGTGTTGTATCATTTTCCATCATCATTTTGGCTGCACCAAGTATCGTTTGTGAAGCAATTTTTCGGGAAGTCTCTTCATCTAGACCCGCATCTTTACCGGCAATTTCCATATGTTCCATTAGGTAATAAAAGTAGGCTGGACCACTTCCAGCGATTCCAGTAAAGATATCCATTTTATCTTCTTCAATTAAATATACTTCTCCAATTGCTTCTAAAAGATCTTTTGCAAGCTCGACTTGATCGTCCTCAGTAAATTTGCCTCTAGAAATAGCAGTTGCCGATTCTCCAATCATACTTGAAGTATTGGGCATCACTCTTATCACCTGTTGACCAGATTTTAAGTTTTGCTCCATAAAAGAAGTAGAAATCCCTGCTAGTACGGATAAAACTAATTGATTTGGGGTAATTTTATCTTTAATTGATAATAAGGCTTTTTCAGCATCCTTAGGCTTCATAGCCAAAATAAGAATGTCCATTTCATTAAGACTTAACTGTTCACGAGTCAATCCTGTAATTCCATATTTATTTTCAAGCTCTTTTAAGCGAGTTTGATTACTATTGTTCGTAACGATAATTTGTTTAGATGGAACTTTATTTGCATTTACAATACCAGCAATCATTGCTTCTGCCATTGATCCTGCACCTAAAAAAGCAACCTTTTTATGCTTTAGCATCTAACCTCTCCTTAGTTTCATTTTTTTACAATGACTTTATAGTAGCAGATTGAAATGGTTATTCAAGGCTTTTTGAACATGTCATGTGGATATCGGCCAATTAGTTAGTGTAAGCGTTATCAATTAACGATAAATTTCCATAATCCTTTCTCAGGCTTGAAAATAACGGCTAATAGCTGAATATGGAGAAAAATCCTATCTAAAGAAGACATGCAGTGTTTGTCCAATAAATCCACTATTTGAAAATAATTTATTTTATCTAATGGACAACATCGGCTATAATGTAAACAGAGAAATTAATGTTTTAGGGTTTTGGGGTGAACAAATGGTGAAGTTAGATGGATGGTTTTTATGGCTTATATTATTTTGGGTTATATTCCTACCAACAATGATGTCTATTGGTGGCTTTTTTATGTTTCGAAAGTTCTTGAAAAGACTCCCAAAGGAGGATGGCAAATCTGATCTGGACTGGGAGGAACATTATTTAAAAGAAACAATTGCGTTATGGAAAAAAGAAGAGAAGGCCTTACTTGAAGAGTTAGTTAAACCTGTTCCGGAGCTTTTTAGAGATGTTGCAAGGCAGAAGATTGCTGGCACAATCGGTAAGCTAGCTTTAGAGGAAAAAGCGAAAGCTATAACACAAGATCTTGTAGTCAGAGGATATATTATCGCTACGCCTAAGCGTGATCATAAATTTTTACTTAAAACATTACGTGAACAAAAAATTGATGTAACTCCTTATCAGCAATTATTTTAAAAAAAGCGTCAGGTGTCCATTTTTTATGGCATCTGACGCTTTTTATTAGATATGACGACTTGAAACCACCATTTCTGTTTGTAGTTTTTTAAACTTGTACAGCATTGCAATTCTCCAAGGAACAATCATGCCAAATGCAAGAATCCAAAACATTCCGCTCAATTCCCCAAAATCAATGGTTGAGCTCAAAAGATATTTCAACACAATCCTTATTACCAATAATCCTACTAAAACATAGATAAAGGCTTTCGATGCTTTAAGATAAATATCATTTCCCTTAATCTCAAAGTTGGAAGTTTTGATTAGCAGTATAGAAAACAGGAAACCTACAGTCAGTGCCTCAAGAAGCTCAAGAGTAGTCACTCTAAACATCGGATGAACAAACATAAGAGCCCCTGTGCTCATAAAAAGTGGTGGCAGTATGATTTTTTTAACATTTGTAGGTTTTTTTGCTGCTCGCATCCTGACAAACATCATTAGAGTTGCCATAAACACTGCAACAATCGATGAAGCAATTACCATAGAATCAGTCCCTTTCAATTTCCACTTCCCTACTTCCCTATATATATCATAAAAGAAAACAGGAATAAACAAAACCATCTACGACGAAACCCGTAAATGGTTTTGTTTATTTACGTAAGTACTCTATTTATTGCCTCCAATACCCTTCCCTCATCAAAGGGTTTGACAATAAAGTCCTTGGCACCAGCTTCAATGGCTTCAACGACCATTTTGGACTGTCCCATTGCAGAACACATAATAATCACTGCACTTGGATTCTCTTTTTTTATTAATTTAACAGCATCTAATCCGTTCATTTCTGGCATGGTAATATCCATAGTGACTAAGTCTGGGTTAAGTTGTCGATATAATTCAACCGCTTCCTTGCCGTTTTCTGCTTCACCAATAACCTCGTGATTAGCTTTACTTAAGATACTTGAAAGCGTTAATCGCATAAATTTTGCATCATCAACTACAAGAATTTTTGCCAAAATAATACCTCCTCAGACTTACAAAGAAGAATAGCTTGTTTAGATTATAACAAAAATCACTGAAGAGATATAGTAAAATAGTCTCATAAAACTATAATTTTCTTTGACGCAAATTAAAAACCAGTGAAACCACCAAAAATAGGAGTTAAGTAAACGATAATTTTTGTCATCCAATCAAAGAATAGTACAACCCCCATTATAATCATTGTATATCCACCAACTTTAACAATCTTAGCACTATTTCTTCGAATCCACTGCATTTTCCCTAGGAAGAATGAAAGGATTAAAAATGGAATTGAAAAACCTAGAGAATAAGCAATCATATATACCATCCCTGATCCTGGATTTGAAGCGGCTAAAGCAATAACTGAAGCTAAGATTGGTCCAGTACAAGGTGTCCAGCCCGCGGCAAATGCCATACCAATTAAAATAGAACCTAGGTACCCTGTAGGTCTATTTTTAAATTCGAATTTATGATCCTTCATTAAAAATTTAGGAGATAGCACTCCAATAATAACAAAACCAAAGAAGATTATTAGGATAGCACCAATCTGTCTAATTAAATCTTGATAATCGTTAAAGAATTGCCCTAAAAAGGACGTTCCGAAACCTAACATGACAAAAATTAATGAGAAACCTAATAGAAAGAAGATTGTATGTAGTACACTTCTTTTCTGTAACATAGCATTATCAGACTTTAATTCCCCAACAGATACTCCTGTTATATAAGATAAAAATGCTGGATACAGCGGTAAACAGCAGGGTGAGATAAACGAAAGAAAGCCAGCACCAAATGCTAAGAATAAATTTACATCAGCCATTATTTAACAACTCCTAAAACTAAAACTCTATAGTTCCTTTCTATTTTAGCAAAGTATCATATACATTGCATGAAAGAATGTTACAATTTTGTGCCTTCCCTTATATTAGAGTATGCTCCCTAAGTATAAAATGATATATACTGGAATACTATTAAAATCTACCAGCTTTTTTCCTTTGAATTAATTACCATTTTACAGTATAATAATTACATAGATTTAAGATGAAGGGACAGGCTGTTGTGACAAAAACTGAAATGCTTGCAACCATAGAACAAAAAAGAGCCGAACTTATTGATATTGTCCTTAAAAACGGACTATCTTCTTCCATTTCTATTAAACATAGTCAAGAATTGGATGCATTACTAAATCAATATAATAATTATTCAAACTTCAGACAAAAAAGCCTCTCAAATACATAAGAGGCTTTCTTTTTTTCCTTTGCTATTCTCCAACAACCTTTTCCAAACCATCTGGATGTCCATTTTGTAGAAGATACATTTTATAATAAAGTCCTTTTATAGATAACAGTTCTTGATGTGTACCACGTTCAACAATTTCTCCCTGATGTAATACTAGGATTTCATTTGCATCTTGAATAGTTGACAATCGATGTGCGATCGCAATGGTTGTTCTTCCTTCTCTCATTTTCCTTAGTGCAATTTGTATAGCTTCTTCTGTCTCTGTGTCAATACTAGCTGTAGCTTCATCTAATACGAGAATCTTAGGAAGCGCAGCTATCGTTCTTGCAAAAGCAATGAGCTGTCTCTGACCACTCGAGAATGTTGATCCCCGCTCAGTAACTTGATAGTCATATTGATTAGGTAGTTTCTGAATAAACGAATCTGCTTGAACAAACCTCGCCGCTTCTTCAATCTCTTCGTCCGTAATATCTTTGTTAAATAATCGTATATTTTCCTTGACTGTACCAACAAATAAAAACGGATCCTGCAAAACTAATCCAGTATGCTTCCTTAACTCATCATCTTTAAAACTCTTTATCGAATGACCGTCTAGTAAAATATCACCACGGTCAACCTCATAAAAGCGCATTAATAAATTGATAATTGAACTTTTCCCACTACCCGTATGCCCAACTAAGGCAATCGTTTCACCTTTTTTTGCACTAAACGAAATGTTTTTCAACACATCTCTCTTACCATCATATGAAAAACTTACATTCTTAAACTCAATAGTTCCAGTATCAATCTTAGGATTTTCTTTTCCAACCTTCACTGGAGCTAATTCATCATTATCCATAAGTGAAAACACACGATCAGATGCAACAATTGCTTGCTGTAATAATGAAAGTCGCATCATCATTTGGTTAATGGGTTCAAAAAATCTTTCCAAATAGTTTACAAATGCATATAGGACACCTATTTCTACGACATTATTAATCGAAGTTATTCCGAAAAAACTTAATACCAGTATTAGTGCAAGAATATAAACAAAATCAATAGCGGGTCTTAATAATAAACCATCTAGCTTGATATTTTTAATCCCAGCTTTATAATGAGCTTCATTTATTTCATCAAATTCTTTTTGGAGACGTCGTTCTTGTCTAAATACTTGAATAATTGCCATCCCTTGCAAGGACTCATTTATCTTTGCATTTAATTGACTAAGCCTCTCCCTCATATCTTGATAAAATTTTGAACTAAAATGTCGATAAGTTTTCATAATGAGAAAGATAACCGGAATCAGAAATAAACAAAAGAATGCTAATTTAACATTCAAGATAAACATTGCAATAAATACACCTATTAACAACACAGCATTTTGCACGAAGGTTGCTATTACACTTATAAACATATCTTTTATTGCTTCTGTATCATTTGTTACTCTAGAAACAATGCTGCCTCCTGGTGTTTTATCAAAAAACTTTAAGCCCAATGCATGAACCTTAGTAAAGACATCAATCCGTAAATCCTGAATAATGTTTAATGATATTTCGTGAAATTTTACTAACTGAAAATAGTTAACAATAACCTTAATAAAATGGACAAGGATATATGAAACACCCAATATAATTAGTGGTTGTGCCTCTATATTTCTTGGAGTTAAGTAATCATCTATAAAAACCTTCACGAATATAGGCCCTATTATCTCACCTATCGTTCCTATTAATAAAAGTGTAAACGCAATGAAAAACTCTTTCTTATATTTCTTTGTATAGG from Cytobacillus luteolus includes the following:
- the selB gene encoding selenocysteine-specific translation elongation factor, with the protein product MEKRSFTIGMAGHIDHGKTTLTKALTNVDTDRLKEEKERQISIELGFAPLHINEEMQISVIDVPGHERFIRQMIAGVAGIDLVILVVAADEGVMPQTKEHLEILSFLGVKRGIVAISKIDRVEEEFTELVKEEIAEQLQGTLFADAPIVPINSLSKMGIDELKSTILNQLSHIEARNSLGSFRLPIDQVFTVKGQGTVVRGTVYEGTIFEGDQLTILPSFHETKARQLQIHQIQMDKATAGQRVAINLSNVTTDDVTRGDVLVSSKHYVVTQTMDVVIRFVSDLEHLVKQRALVKCHIGTSEVMGQIVFFDRNEVKDELDEVVCQIRLDQPIVTKRGDRFILRRPTPSETIAGGWVIDPLGGKYKFGKDTVSMLLQKKEGSPFDRLTEALQREKLLSKAEIIKATSLAKESVEELLSHQEVIEVKANIYTLKTVVSELHIKIEELLQNYHLGNSLRLGLNKAEISQELSSKFPKTLLDFVIEGMITEGKIKKNGQFIALDHFKPSFPSQWAKRMDNLINSLIEDNLQVKTWDEYVSQAGLPDKEANELKWFLTNSNLLYQLDEKHVIHKNVVDKALINLRASTGESFDLKDAKDTLQLSRKYLVPLLELLDTLNLTKREDNKRIWVEK
- a CDS encoding carbonic anhydrase; the encoded protein is MKGLVTLNRNSVTCFTYLLIALLCLYTLQVDKVYSSPPQENSDWSYQEKTGPDYWGSLDPSFVQCEKGASQSPINIDTSKVIEHSELKDISLNYTKSSFSITKKQLTLELLPEDKNNSLYIGEKEYVLKQIHFHYPSEHTLNGKKFPAEIHLVHQNRSGQLAVIGLFVEKGKENQVIKKFFRELPREIEKDQKVKEDINVENLLPEKTVYFRYDGSLTTPPCSEDVKWLVLNQSIEMSADQLNKLETLFISNSRPVQSIGKRKVYIKPN
- a CDS encoding DUF1540 domain-containing protein, which gives rise to MPNVEVSCSISNCTFYGEGNVCRAEKIMVDLDRHSSYNSEFGEELGYKDHIDEAVKSAQTCCRTFKPKES
- a CDS encoding ATP-binding protein, with protein sequence MPLAIMELLIGLLFIFTLLFLFQIYNDWYDKKPSPLTFFLFSTLSMILVMINPFEDSSGMRFDYRYIPLILATLYGGFRVGLPLLVICIAIRFWYGGSGFYATLINSGGTVLLSILLHQFFIIIRTYQKVIMATTLSLVVTTSTLLVIHYYFNVNVSLEIWIGFAGIQTVSVGLITLLIETTKKTLLIREKIIRAKKLEAVSHLAASVGHEIRNPLTVTRGFLQLLQTDKDLPFQKRQEFLQIAMEQLDSAETIISDYLTFAKPDISNVEVLDIGLEIKKATELITPLANRHSVVIENNTANSHIKGDRSYLQQCLVNILKNSIEAMPQGGFLTIQSEVIEGQYRLSISDTGIGMTNEQLKRLGEPYFTTKGYKGTGLGMMVVYSLIKAMSGSIDVTSEIGKGTQFTINFPIVKQELTIEHTYKAKSVS
- a CDS encoding acyl-CoA thioesterase is translated as MFKKVIDPRVSETDGAGHINNTTIPVWFESGRDQIFRVFTPSLSFQEWKCVIVKMNVEYVGQIYYGSPVTVMTWISRIGNSSFEVYEEIHQDQKLCAKGNATYVNFNFVTQKSEPIPDEIRNELKPHLLVIKD
- a CDS encoding glutamate-5-semialdehyde dehydrogenase yields the protein MTLLTSNEINVESQAIQAKKAAKILSALTTEEKNEALTILADKLEAEYKTILKANELDLANGREQNFEEAFMDRLSLTKERIYDFSKGLREVVELEDPTGDVLSNWTLENGLKVEQVRVPLGVIGMIYEARPNVTVDATGLALKSGNAIVLKGGSSAINTNKVIVDVIHQGLEETKIPKDAVQFIASTDRAATKQLFTLKEHIDVLIPRGGGALINAVVNNATVPVLETGVGNCHIYIDRAADVNKALSILINAKTDRPAVCNAAETVIVHEDWFESNVAALLSTLNDHGVSIRGDKRVLDEIPGATLAEEKDWAEEFLGLTIAMKIVKNIDEAIEHIDQYGTKHSEAIITEDKVAASTFMKHVDAAALYHNASTRFTDGGALGFGAEIGISTQKLHARGPMGLPALTTCKYLMTGDGHIR